From a single Aspergillus puulaauensis MK2 DNA, chromosome 2, nearly complete sequence genomic region:
- a CDS encoding uncharacterized protein (CAZy:GH18;~COG:G;~EggNog:ENOG410PMRY;~InterPro:IPR036861,IPR011583,IPR029070,IPR001223, IPR017853,IPR018392,IPR001002,IPR001579,IPR036779;~PFAM:PF00704,PF01476;~SECRETED:SignalP(1-19);~TransMembrane:3 (n3-16c24/25o1162-1181i1188-1208o1220-1240i);~go_function: GO:0004553 - hydrolase activity, hydrolyzing O-glycosyl compounds [Evidence IEA];~go_function: GO:0008061 - chitin binding [Evidence IEA];~go_process: GO:0005975 - carbohydrate metabolic process [Evidence IEA]), whose product MGLLTHLSVLSQVTLLAAAASSHSSVRVTDPYLATQWNACPSACESTNPYNWDFYSDIRILKSCNDPMLLNMVASNPTGPTDSNRRQPLYACSTANVDKLAISKFEAASSPSASARRYSTKSAQMETAWRGEETSQDSSQSHVEAAARLVQSHLDAPASQNVTISMGYSNGVVFGAFIGSNMERIKDKGIIESFLAKVRQGALNNKSSVMMQVCGSDRTAAYTLGVVAETDADPARALGAVREALATWNTGECVSGYSGTSTSKISVGEAEEANEDDVPHPLSNSTSAHNHAHRRSHGKGLLFGKHHRRAGTCRTIQAKADESCSELATRCGISPADFTKYNPSTALCSAGQYVCCTAGTRPDFSPKPNDDGTCASYTVQNNDWCSTIASAKSITVKDIEAWNKKTWGWTGCDNIQAGANICVSKGDPPMPSVMKNAVCGPQKAGTKRPDNWDDIESLNPCPLNVCCDIWGQCGTTDEFCTRTKSTTGAPGTAKDDTNGCISNCGTDIVYDDSGFGDHPVLVGYYEAFQNTRPCLNMDVTAINNTVEWGGQLGSHSSTFSQAWDHIHFAFANITESFEVDVSSVQDEFDDFKKFSSPGKKPKVLSFGGWSFSTDLDSYAIFRKGVTDEQRSLFASNVAKFADDNGLDGLDFDWEYPSAPDIPGIPKGDPDDGARYLQFLKEVRDKLSSDKTLSIAAPASFWYLKGFPIAKISSVVDYIVYMTYDLHGQWDWDNSWSDNGCDGSACLRSHVNYTEIENSLSMITKAGVPNSKIVAGLASYGRSFEMVDPTCHGPECKFTGPDSGAMSGECTQTPGYIANAEISEWLQDKDQNITTYFDEVSRSTISYSANGTWVAYTDHKERNNRITEWWYNRTVLGTSLWAMDLTEFVAELPDGTVLPPTTIPNCDQVFTSLDDVEAAADSIQPECMNLYLIQALRSNLTSSVSEYKDVLKTDYDEKFGWYQDAVREQFPASLRAFLEANSSNYFECTSYTMEPWSQEPAGKNESSSCPSNPRGTGYAAFYWTATDKKGFVADLEEATGISADQLSWGTVDDSLCVNNPDHSQGPPTECDGSKNYGMPHLLPDFPVSNPKEIISARLPNITTFEDQSSTVSMLASSNLYLGDTIDVVDGASLLVFMVSSSITSMKSVEEIGEEYHKEKVEEAILLFVSAFLLLIPGLGEIVDSVELTSLAITLRAIGAAGDAGFGIYSVVSAKDAGAGEIFLALLGGLGILDVFQAPALFGKAAKARRAMEAGDIAKLGNEVKGGMGQIDKLKQSCR is encoded by the exons ATGGGCTTGTTAACACACCTCAGTGTCCTAAGCCAAGTGACTTTGttagctgctgctgcctcttcTCATTCCAGCGTCCGCGTAACCGACCCTTACCTTGCCACGCAATGGAACGCCTGCCCTTCAGCCTGCGAGAGCACCAACCCCTACAACTGGGACTTTTACTCCGACATTCGCATCCTCAAATCATGCAATGATCCAATGCTCCTGAACATGGTGGCGAGCAATCCCACCGGGCCAACGGACTCCAATCGTCGACAGCCGCTGTATGCCTGTTCGACCGCAAACGTGGACAAGCTTGCGATCTCAAAATTCGAAGCCGCCAGCTCGCCAAGCGCAAGTGCCAGGCGGTACTCGACCAAAAGTGCCCAGATGGAGACTGCGTGGCGGGGAGAGGAAACAAGCCAGGACTCGTCTCAGTCTCACGTAGAGGCCGCAGCTAGACTTGTGCAGTCGCATCTGGATGCCCCTGCCAGCCAGAATGTCACCATTTCCATGGGCTACTCAAACGGGGTCGTTTTTGGAGCGTTCATTGGATCCAACATGGAAAGAATCAAGGACAAAGGTATTATAGAATCCTTCCTGGCCAAGGTTCGCCAGGGAGCACTGAACAACAAGTCTAGCGTCATGATGCAGGTCTGCGGTAGTGACCGTACCGCGGCTTATACgcttggtgttgttgctgaaaCAGATGCAGACCCTGCTCGAGCTTTGGGAGCTGTGCGAGAAGCTCTTGCGACTTGGAATACCGGGGAATGTGTTTCTGGATACAGCGGGACGTCGACCTCCAAGATCTCAGTTGGCGAAGCTGAGGAGGCcaacgaggatgatgtcCCTCATCCGCTGAGCAACTCAACCAGCGCACATAATCATGCACATAGACGCTCGCATGGTAAGGGTTTGCTCTTTGGAAAGCATCACCGCCGGGCTGGGACTTGCAGAACCATTCAGGCCAAGGCCGACGAGAGCTGCAGCGAGCTCGCAACCCGCTGTGGGATCTCCCCTGCCGACTTCACAAAGTACAACCCGAGCACTGCGCTGTGCTCGGCTGGGCAGTATGTTTGCTGCACTGCTGGGACACGCCCGGACTTTTCTCCCAAGCCAAATGACGATGGGACTTGTGCAAGCTATACCGTCCAGAACAACGATTGGTGTAGTACGATTGCTTCTGCCAAGAGTATTACCGTTAAAGATATTGAGGCCTGGAATAAGAAAACGTGGGGGTGGACGGGGTGTGATAATATCCAGGCTGGTG CCAACATCTGTGTTAGCAAAGGAGACCCGCCAATGCCTTCTGTTATGAAGAATGCTGTCTGCGGTCCTCAAAAGGCTGGGACGAAAAGACCGGACAATTGGGACGATATCGAGAGTCTCAATCCTTGCCCTCTGAATGTTTGCTGCGATATCTGGGG ACAATGCGGTACTACTGATGAATTCTGTACAAGAACCAAG TCGACGACTGGCGCACCTGGAACGGCGAAAGACGACACCAATGGATGTATCTCAAATTGTGGCACTGACATCGTTTACGATGACAGCGGCTTCGGTGACCAtccggtgctggtgggatACTATGAAGCCTTCCAGAACACTCGACCATGCCTGAATATGGATGTGacagccatcaacaacacagTTGAATGGGGTGGTCAACTTGGAAGTCATTCATCAACGTTTTCCCAAGCATGGGACCATATCCATTTCGCGTTCGCCAACATTACTGAATCATTCGAAGTCGATGTCTCCAGTGTCCAGGACGAATTTGACGATTTCAAAAAGTTCTCATCCCCGGgcaagaagcccaaggtTCTGTCCTTTGGTGGCTGGTCATTTTCTACGGACTTGGACTCCTACGCCATCTTCCGAAAGGGCGTCACGGATGAGCAGCGCTCGCTATTCGCGTCTAATGTCGCAAAGTTCGCTGATGATAATGGCCTTGATGGACTGGATTTTGACTGGGAGTATCCCAGTGCCCCTGATATCCCTGGAATTCCCAAGGGCGATCCAGATGATGGTGCTCGATACCTTCAATTCCTAAAAGAAGTCCGGGATAAACTGTCCTCTGACAAGACGCTCTCAATCGCAGCTCCCGCCTCCTTCTGGTACCTCAAGGGCTTCCCGATTGCAAAAATCTCTTCCGTCGTTGATTACATTGTATACATGACCTATGATCTGCACGGCCAGTGGGACTGGGATAACAGCTGGTCAGATAATGGGTGTGACGGCAGTGCCTGTCTCCGGTCTCACGTCAACTATACCGAAATCGAGAATTCTCTGTCAATGATTACCAAGGCTGGAGTGCCCAACAGCAAGATCGTTGCAGGTCTCGCGAGCTATGGCCGGTCTTTTGAAATGGTTGACCCAACCTGTCACGGGCCTGAGTGCAAGTTCACAGGCCCGGATTCGGGAGCTATGTCTGGAGAATGCACTCAGACCCCAGGTTATATTGCGAATGCAGAGATTAGTGAGTGGCTGCAAGATAAAGACCAGAATATCACGACGTACTTCGACGAGGTCAGCCGGTCGACAATCTCCTATTCTGCCAACGGCACATGGGTGGCCTATACAGACCACAAAGAGCGGAACAACCGGATCACAGAATGGTGGTACAACAGGACCGTCCTCGGAACCAGTCTCTGGGCCATGGACCTAACTGAATTCGTTGCTGAACTCCCAGACGGTACTGTGCTGCCTCCAACAACCATACCAAACTGCGACCAAGTCTTCACCAGCCTGGACGACGTCGAGGCCGCTGCCGATTCCATCCAGCCCGAGTGCATGAACCTGTACTTGATCCAGGCCCTGAGGAGCAATCTCACATCGTCTGTCTCTGAATACAAAGACGTACTAAAAACAGACTACGATGAGAAATTCGGCTGGTACCAGGATGCCGTCAGGGAGCAGTTCCCCGCGTCTCTCCGGGCGTTTCTAGAGGCTAACTCTTCCAATTACTTCGAGTGCACCTCCTACACGATGGAGCCGTGGAGCCAAGAGCCAGCAGGCAAGAATGAGAGCAGCTCGTGTCCATCAAATCCAAGGGGCACAGGCTACGCGGCCTTCTACTGGACCGCGACGGACAAAAAGGGATTCGTAGCGGACCTTGAAGAAGCGACCGGGATCTCAGCGGACCAGCTCTCATGGGGCACCGTTGATGACTCCCTATGCGTGAACAATCCGGACCATTCACAAGGACCACCGACGGAATGTGACGGCAGCAAGAACTACGGCATGCCGCATCTCTTGCCTGACTTCCCCGTCAGCAACCCAAAGGAAATCATCTCAGCCCGACTCCCCAACATCACGACCTTCGAGGACCAATCGTCAACCGTTTCCATGCTTGCAAGCAGCAATCTATACCTCGGTGACACGATCGACGTCGTAGACGGCGCATCGCTGCTCGTCTTCATGGTCTCGAGCTCCATTACGAGCATGAAGAGCGTTGAAGAGATCGGCGAAGAATACCacaaggagaaggtcgaggaggcgatCCTACTCTTCGTCTCggcctttctccttcttatCCCAGGGCTCGGAGAG
- a CDS encoding uncharacterized protein (SECRETED:SignalP(1-18)) has translation MRVPLFFLFALCISKAAAFGLYGCYERLLYWQAYQMDEGSKKQKIAPACARDPKTAQAVGPVTGGRCNLRQFLYYITSDEAEKGFIADKNNLKDADLAKEKTDLDEVAKKMYHAHVGKTYKQGYIYQGLSSNSGINEVIDNVAGFIQQRGWDNGDRKPAQELFDQAEKARSRVEFGRKATMFRDIGAEIRKKYDREVWDKQPKNKNGEINKYAPKVDEGLVRERIIIPPGATEGWISCQPEAAQNSINAAGKGPVDLKEEFVQPWKHKDDAHQMNIQAAKNAKAKITECRA, from the exons ATGAGAGtccctcttttcttcctgTTTGCTCTCTGTATATCGAAAGCAGCCGCTTTCGGTCTCTACGGCTGCTACGAGCGCCTTCTATACTGGCAAGCGTACCAAATGGACGAGGGTTCCAAAAAGCAGAAGATCGCACCGGCCTGTGCCCGAGATCCAAAAACTGCTCAGGCAGTTGGCCCGGTCACAGGAGGGCGCTGTAACCTACGTCAATTTCTCTACTACATCACAAGCGACGAAGCCGAGAAGGGATTCATCGCGGACAAGAATAATCTTAAGGATGCGGACCTGGCCAAGGAGAAAACCGATCTCGACGAAGTTGCCAAGAAGATGTACCACGCTCACGTTGGGAAAACTTACAAACAGGGCTACATCTACCAGGGTCTGAGCTCGAATTCTGGGATCAATGAGGTTATTGATAATGTTGCTGG ATTTATCCAGCAGCGAGGTTGGGACAATGGGGATCGCAAGCCGGCCCAAGAATTGTTCGATCAAGCTGAAAAGGCCCGAAGCCGAGTCGAGTTTGGGCGGAAGGCCACCATGTTCCGAGATATAGGAGCTGAGATTCGGAAGAAATACGATCGAGAGGTTTGGGATAAGCAGCCAAAGAATAAAAACGGGGAAATCAACAAGTACGCCCCCAAGGTTGATGAGGGACTGGTCAGGGAGAGAATAATAATCCCCCCAGGAGCCACCGAGGGGTGGATCTCCTGCCAGCCGGAGGCTGCACAGAACTCAATCAACGCCGCTGGCAAGGGCCCGGTGGActtgaaggaggagttcgTTCAGCCTTGGAAACACAAGGATGACGCCCACCAGATGAACATCCAGGCAGCGAAAAATGCAAAGGCCAAAATCACCGAGTGTCGAGCGTGA
- a CDS encoding uncharacterized protein (COG:S;~EggNog:ENOG410PIKI) has product MAESSNQDPTEWLNFLDSSPDNRQYDAEDCQAAIQGSRIPKTLDEEVHRLCTIRGIRHHYGFAKELRGVSLDFTRALNARDIMSGIIPTMLTPEEVPYCFWYPDIPTEQTLRALVQRYPDMVYQVARACAAAGYFDLYKELDVLPEVHVAEEAGYAAAQRNSKGSREIYDLIISQPIKFEIMNDYTRTVNTAGRRVACLNGDTAVYSSLTVRSKYSDPWDIEKAHMPWTEYHTDPPYFNITEDWGIDDKDCAGPNPKAPEDYFPLVYTPLPADLPFIDKDKLIQVAAYNGEIDRYARLRRPRMLEDEWAMVVHGIYHNPIFAKWWSTQIPEHPQHRHEINIRRAINARRIMSDDLTWLTMDTPGGLLPELIWYPNVAHYTTYEKLAHKRPDMFEDCLRASIVADYTWTWDDLLRAAPELLKDKLPSEPESEPEDPKLWWLSKCAGYGLWREARDSSNKKFQNDICAAVPDAAEKFRPENWWGDYYVASRLYSPQNRDPVVHLHDPVQPGACEEGPYNGMDCGVGDFDIALFLGSTVSRETWKREILDEGCMAARVDEVLDLLDMEQAK; this is encoded by the coding sequence ATGGCAGAGTCAAGCAATCAAGACCCAACAGAATGGCTGAATTTCCTCGATTCGAGCCCAGACAACCGCCAATACGACGCAGAAGATTGCCAGGCCGCAATCCAGGGATCGCGAATTCCAAAGACATTAGACGAGGAGGTTCACCGACTGTGCACTATTCGCGGCATACGGCATCATTATGGCTTTGCCAAGGAGCTCCGTGGAGTCTCGCTGGACTTCACGCGCGCTTTAAATGCCCGAGATATCATGAGCGGCATTATCCCAACCATGTTAACGCCTGAGGAGGTGCCCTATTGTTTTTGGTATCCAGATATTCCAACAGAGCAGACTCTCCGGGCTTTAGTGCAGAGATACCCGGATATGGTGTATCAAGTTGCTCGGGCCTGTGCTGCTGCGGGCTACTTTGATCTGTATAAAGAGCTGGATGTTCTCCCAGAGGTGCATgttgcagaagaagctgggtaCGCAGCTGCTCAAAGAAACAGCAAGGGCAGCCGGGAGATTTACGACCTTATTATCTCCCAACCCATCAAATTCGAGATCATGAACGACTATACACGTACAGTCAACACTGCCGGCCGTCGAGTTGCATGTCTAAACGGCGACACTGCTGTTTACTCAAGTCTTACAGTCCGATCAAAGTACTCTGATCCTTGGGATATTGAAAAAGCCCATATGCCATGGACAGAATATCACACGGATCCCccttactttaatattactGAAGACTGGGGCATCGATGACAAGGACTGCGCGGGCCCCAACCCCAAGGCACCAGAGGATTACTTCCCGCTGGTGTATACACCACTCCCTGCGGATCTCCCGTTTATCGACAAGGACAAACTTATTCAAGTTGCTGCATATAATGGCGAAATTGATCGCTATGCACGACTTCGACGACCACGGATGCTTGAAGATGAATGGGCCATGGTTGTACATGGTATCTACCATAATCCAATTTTTGCCAAATGGTGGAGTACACAGATCCCTGAACACCCGCAACACAGACACGAGATTAATATTAGACGCGCGATTAATGCCCGGCGCATCATGTCTGATGATCTAACTTGGCTCACTATGGATACTCCTGGAGGATTACTGCCAGAGCTTATTTGGTATCCAAATGTCGCTCACTACACGACCTATGAGAAACTCGCACACAAAAGACCAGATATGTTCGAGGATTGCCTACGAGCCAGCATAGTTGCAGACTATACATGGACATGGGATGATCTGCTGCGCGCTGCGCCTGAACTTCTCAAGGACAAACTTCCCAGCGAGCCTGAATCTGAACCTGAAGATCCCAAGCTGTGGTGGCTATCTAAGTGTGCCGGATACGGCCTGTGGCGCGAAGCCAGGGATTCATCGAACAAAAAATTCCAAAACGACATCTGCGCAGCCGTTCCTGATGCCGCAGAGAAATTTAGACCGGAGAACTGGTGGGGGGACTACTACGTGGCGTCAAGACTTTACTCCCCACAAAACCGGGACCCGGTTGTGCACCTCCATGACCCCGTCCAGCCGGGAGCATGCGAAGAAGGTCCGTACAATGGGATGGATTGCGGCGTTGGCGATTTCGATATTGCTCTGTTCCTTGGTAGCACCGTTTCGCGAGAGACctggaaaagagaaataCTAGACGAGGGATGCATGGCGGCCAGAGTGGACGAAGTTTTGGACTTATTAGACATGGAACAAGCTAAATAG